The following proteins are encoded in a genomic region of Neovison vison isolate M4711 chromosome 12, ASM_NN_V1, whole genome shotgun sequence:
- the LOC122892471 gene encoding acyl-CoA-binding protein-like — MLFIYGHYKQVTVGDINTERPGLLDLKGKAKWDAWNQLKGTSKEDAMKAYINEVEKLKKKYRI, encoded by the coding sequence ATGTTGTTCATCTATGGCCATTACAAACAAGTAACTGTGGGTGACATAAACACAGAACGGCCTGGGCTGTTGGATCTCAAAGGCAAGGCCAAGTGGGATGCCTGGAATCAGCTGAAAGGGACTTCCAAGGAAGACGCCATGAAAGCTTACATCAACGAAgtagaaaaactaaagaaaaaatacagaatataa